Proteins co-encoded in one Pseudomonas beijingensis genomic window:
- the gcvT gene encoding glycine cleavage system aminomethyltransferase GcvT, with product MGQRTPLYDLHLALGAKMVDFGGWDMPLHYGSQVEEHHQVRRDCGVFDVSHMTVIDVAGPQAKVWLQRLLANDVDRLQDTGSALYSAMLNERGGIVDDMIIYRVGDGYRLVFNASTRDQDLAWMQAQLGDYDAQLHERPELAMLAIQGPHARQKIAELVTQSRGQIIQQLKPFEGRADGEWFIARTGYTGEDGLEIVLPAQEAPSFFNDLVGAGISPIGLGARDTLRLEAGMNLYGQDIHPDVSPLASNMAWSIAWEPASRQFIGRGALEAELASGVQHKLVGLVLEERGVLRAHQVVRIANVGEGEITSGSFSPTLSKSIALARVPMATADRAEVEIRGKWYPVRVVKPTFVRHGKTLI from the coding sequence ATGGGACAGCGTACGCCTCTGTATGACCTTCATCTCGCCCTTGGCGCGAAGATGGTCGATTTTGGCGGTTGGGATATGCCTTTGCATTACGGCTCGCAGGTCGAAGAACACCATCAGGTGCGTCGCGACTGCGGTGTGTTCGATGTATCCCACATGACCGTGATCGACGTCGCTGGCCCCCAGGCCAAGGTCTGGCTGCAGCGCTTGCTGGCCAATGACGTCGACCGCTTGCAGGACACAGGCAGTGCCTTGTACAGCGCCATGCTCAATGAGCGCGGCGGCATCGTCGACGACATGATCATCTACCGTGTCGGGGACGGCTATCGGCTGGTCTTCAACGCCTCGACCCGCGATCAGGACCTGGCCTGGATGCAGGCACAGCTCGGTGACTACGACGCGCAACTGCATGAGCGCCCCGAGCTGGCGATGCTGGCGATCCAGGGGCCCCACGCCCGACAGAAGATTGCCGAGCTGGTCACACAATCCCGTGGACAAATCATCCAGCAACTCAAGCCTTTCGAAGGGCGTGCCGACGGCGAATGGTTCATCGCCCGGACCGGCTACACCGGCGAAGATGGCCTGGAAATCGTCCTGCCCGCCCAGGAAGCCCCGAGTTTCTTCAACGACCTGGTCGGCGCCGGTATTTCGCCCATCGGCCTCGGTGCTCGCGATACCTTGCGCCTGGAAGCGGGCATGAACCTCTACGGCCAGGATATCCACCCGGACGTTTCACCGCTGGCCTCGAACATGGCCTGGAGTATCGCCTGGGAACCGGCGAGCCGTCAGTTCATCGGGCGTGGTGCGCTGGAAGCCGAGCTTGCCAGCGGTGTGCAGCACAAACTGGTCGGGCTGGTGTTGGAGGAGCGGGGTGTTTTGCGCGCCCATCAGGTGGTTCGCATCGCCAATGTTGGCGAAGGGGAGATCACCAGTGGTAGTTTTTCTCCTACGCTTAGCAAGTCGATCGCCCTGGCACGTGTTCCGATGGCTACTGCCGACCGGGCCGAGGTAGAAATTCGCGGTAAGTGGTACCCGGTACGGGTGGTCAAACCGACCTTCGTCCGCCATGGCAAAACCCTGATCTAA